A part of Maridesulfovibrio hydrothermalis AM13 = DSM 14728 genomic DNA contains:
- a CDS encoding sensor domain-containing diguanylate cyclase, which yields MSVRVKLILVLTAILVGAFISLSVFNYNVSRQNARDEMLNSALPLTRDNIYSEIQAGLMRPLFVSSLMANDTFLKDWTKSGETDVLQIMRYLDEIKNKYGFFSSFFVSAKSGKYFYSQGILKVISPRDSRDDWFYKFINSNAAYDLNVDNNEADKNILTIFINHRVEDKDGNLLGVTGVGLKMDNVSKLLKSFSEKYSKMIFLVDPQGTVQAHHEVYQIEHTNIKDVPGLSEIADQVLATVYNDPATYECVVDGEKILLTARYIPELEWFLIVEQRESEMLQSARGNFQRTLIIGGLATVLIVILSIFTVNYFQLRLEKQANTDELTGVANRRAFEIRVGDAINTFFKTGKLFSIILLDVDCFKQVNDLYGHIEGDAALKKISTLITGAIREIDMCARWGGDEFIILVAGDGEQAVAIAERIRSSVDSSHCCEKCAKTEDVKITVSCGVAQYAEGDSLDSLTRRADQAMYESKKQGRNVVVKA from the coding sequence ATGTCAGTACGGGTAAAGTTGATATTGGTTCTTACGGCCATTTTGGTCGGTGCTTTCATTTCGCTCAGTGTTTTCAACTACAATGTCTCCCGGCAAAATGCACGGGATGAGATGCTTAATTCTGCTCTTCCGCTTACCCGTGACAATATTTATTCGGAAATTCAGGCTGGACTCATGCGGCCTCTTTTTGTTTCCTCCCTTATGGCCAATGATACTTTTTTAAAAGATTGGACCAAGTCGGGGGAGACGGATGTGCTTCAGATCATGCGGTATCTGGATGAAATTAAAAACAAGTATGGATTTTTCAGCTCTTTTTTTGTTTCAGCAAAAAGTGGCAAATATTTTTACAGTCAGGGAATTCTGAAAGTAATTTCTCCCAGAGACAGTCGTGATGACTGGTTTTACAAATTTATTAATTCCAATGCTGCGTATGATTTGAACGTTGATAACAATGAGGCAGACAAGAATATACTGACCATTTTTATCAACCACAGAGTGGAGGACAAGGATGGAAATCTGCTTGGAGTCACCGGAGTGGGACTTAAAATGGACAATGTGTCCAAGTTGCTGAAAAGTTTTTCTGAGAAATATTCAAAGATGATATTTCTTGTGGACCCGCAAGGAACAGTTCAAGCGCATCACGAAGTTTACCAAATAGAGCATACCAATATTAAGGATGTCCCCGGGCTGAGTGAAATCGCTGATCAGGTGCTCGCTACAGTTTACAATGATCCTGCAACTTATGAATGCGTTGTTGATGGCGAGAAAATATTGCTTACGGCCCGCTACATTCCTGAGCTGGAATGGTTTTTAATCGTTGAGCAGCGTGAAAGTGAAATGCTGCAATCTGCGCGAGGGAACTTTCAGCGTACGCTTATTATCGGAGGGCTGGCGACTGTCCTGATTGTTATTCTTTCTATTTTTACGGTGAACTATTTTCAATTGCGCCTTGAAAAGCAGGCCAATACGGATGAATTAACCGGAGTCGCCAATCGCAGAGCATTTGAAATTCGGGTGGGTGATGCAATTAATACATTTTTTAAAACCGGGAAATTGTTTTCGATCATACTTTTGGACGTTGACTGTTTCAAGCAGGTCAATGACCTTTATGGTCACATAGAAGGGGATGCTGCTCTTAAAAAGATATCCACTCTGATAACCGGAGCTATACGCGAAATTGATATGTGCGCCCGCTGGGGCGGTGATGAGTTTATAATTCTTGTCGCAGGAGACGGTGAGCAGGCTGTAGCAATAGCAGAAAGAATCCGCTCTTCTGTGGACAGCAGCCATTGCTGCGAGAAGTGTGCGAAGACGGAAGATGTCAAGATTACCGTAAGCTGCGGCGTTGCACAGTATGCAGAGGGAGACAGTCTTGATTCTCTTACCCGAAGAGCTGATCAGGCTATGTATGAATCAAAGAAGCAGGGCAGGAACGTAGTAGTTAAAGCCTAG